One genomic region from Pempheris klunzingeri isolate RE-2024b chromosome 4, fPemKlu1.hap1, whole genome shotgun sequence encodes:
- the vwa7 gene encoding von Willebrand factor A domain-containing protein 7, which produces MMSQGRARIWEGSGRQMQWLILAYLLLLALPCTGFLPNFWSRVLTLSWDSHTHQYITEQAILNVTLETLRGTKKHQGNHAGEQTDGLGRGFWRAVGEVVKSNAAMDFLSSTRSDPVYHFDSERVDSAMVMLRQFWAQTLLSVRAKEYQSARHSLGQLFHSLQDFYSHSNWVEMGQRFIYLHLLQPDEPAVPVAEEDTPTCMECFSTTCRDNLLPRLTNTQQDTQLLTTGYFSTFPPKPRGKCSHGGILDSSRYMGAKGGINKDSTSPLFSPHHYLHMEAATLATEATLSVLRDLRDSVGHKSFLRLFSVKQVPALVFVMDTTGSMFEEITAARLRAHSILQNRACTPGQPGTFVLVPFHDPGVGPVYETDDPDQFMQRMENLMALGGGDEPEMCLSAIQLALTHSPPLSEIFVFTDASPKDAHLFDAVKALALEKQSKVTFLLTEDPNYTAASRAKRRRRSRRRRSREPLSPDRFSLYSSLSSLSGGLTIFTTNSDIDRVSSIVEDNTAADKVTLLHVESDRELMSSHSFGVDHSLKNVTLHVTGILTECILTSPSDQSQSLLSEQGPLAEVERFEGLCRISLLSPIQPGQWKLQAKSDGNLTFNVIGDSSVDFLYYFATVTTETHPGLARVEGSPVAGVPAFLVLAVTGLASDEEASFSHVTLLGANGESLQQVKLNSSSFPSSPSLLYSVEELVGWVDSVPRASFCIQLTGRDSKGNKLERVSTEMVQPTHVQIQVLTVPRLVPGHSTMVDFDILNHGPARLFNLTADDDRGYLLKRGPHRFHVAEQGSFRGQVDLHTPATAQTGATVTLTLTVRALDFPDSNYAVAYLTVIPPDPDVSPPSCSAARVQSTCPSICSESSWSVSLVVSDRGRSGLAALQLQKGEGILNLFLSPPPTEDSLGEAQHDTDEQQAHRDKTASRGHHQQQQHHHHHHHKARLEKGEPPLNVSEWVPDPSQPLWVRYTSSCCSAQAELLVWDTAGNMKRCHLTSGQHRQLRDKSKDTSGAGQITLTGVSFLLLPVLWSSLL; this is translated from the exons ATGATGTCACAGGGCAGGGCAAGAATTTGGGAAGGGAGCGGGAGGCAGATGCAATGGCTTATTCTCGCCTACCTTCTCCTCCTGGCTCTACCATGCACGGGCTTCCTCCCCAACTTTTGGTCTCGAGTGTTAACGCTGTCCTGGGactcacatacacaccagtACATCACAGAGCAGGCCATTCTCAACGTCACCCTGGAGACCCTGAGGGGCACCAAAAAACACCAAGGGAACCATGCAGGAGAACAG ACAGATGGACTGGGCCGTGGCTTCTGGAGAGCTGTTGGAGAGGTGGTGAAGTCCAACGCCGCCATGGACTTCCTGAGCTCCACCAGGTCCGACCCAGTGTACCACTTTGACTCAGAGCGCGTGGACAGCGCCATGGTGATGTTACGCCAGTTCTGGGCTCAGACTCTGCTCTCAGTACGGGCCAAAGAGTACCAAAGTGCTCGTCACAGCTTGGGCCAGCTGTTTCACTCCCTGCAG GACTTCTACAGCCACAGTAACTGGGTTGAGATGGGCCAGCGTTTCATTTacctccacctgctgcagccGGATGAGCCTGCCGTCCCCGTGGCTGAAG AAGACACTCCTACCTGTATGGAGTGTTTCAGTACCACCTGTCGAGACAACCTACTGCCaagactgacaaacacacagcaggacacCCAGCTGCTCACCACCGGCTACTTCAGCACTTTCCCTCCCAAACCTCGGG GCAAATGCAGTCATGGAGGTATTCTGGACAGTAGCCGGTATATGGGGGCAAAAGGGGGCATCAACAAGGACAGCACCTCACCTCTCTTCTCCCCCCACCATTATCTCCACATGGAAGCTGCCACTTTGGCTACTGAGGCCACCTTAAGTGTACTGAGAGACCTCAGAGACTCTGTGGGTCACAAATCCTTCCTCAG GCTCTTCAGTGTGAAGCAGGTCCCTGCATTGGTGTTTGTCATGGACACCACAGGCAGCATGTTTGAGGAGATCACTGCTGCTCGCCTCCGGGCCCACTCTATCCTCCAGAACCGGGCCTGCACCCCTGGGCAGCCCGGCACCTTTGTACTTGTGCCCTTCCATGACCCAG GGGTAGGTCCAGTGTATGAGACAGATGACCCAGACCAGTTTATGCAGCGCATGGAGAACCTGATGGCGCTGGGAGGGGGAGATGAACCGGAGATGTGCCTCTCTGCCATTCAG ctggcACTCACTCACAGTCCACCGCTGTCAGAAATCTTTGTGTTCACTGATGCTTCCCCTAAAGACGCCCACTTGTTTGATGCAGTGAAAGCCCTAGCTCTTGAGAAACAAAGCAAG GTGACATTTCTTCTAACTGAAGACCCAAATTACACAGCAGCGAGCAGagcgaagaggaggaggaggagtaggaggagaaGAAGTCGGGAACCATTGTCCCCTGATCGTTTCTCTCTCTACTcttccctgtcctccctgtcagGAGGACTGACAATATTCACCACTAACTCTGACATCGACAGGGTCTCTAGCATAGTGGAGGATAACACAGCCGCGGACAAG GTCACGCTCCTCCACGTGGAAAGTGACAGAGAGTTGATGTCCTCCCATTCCTTCGGAGTTGACCATTCACTGAAAAACGTGACACTGCACGTCACTGGCATCCTGACAGAGTGTATCCTCACCAGTCCGTCAG ACCAAAGCCAGTCTCTGTTGAGCGAACAAGGCCCTCTGGCAGAGGTGGAGCGCTTTGAGGGTCTGTGCCGCATTAGCCTGCTCTCTCCGATACAGCCAGGCCAGTGGAAACTCCAAGCCAAGAGTGATGGAAACCTCACATTCAATGTAATAG GTGACAGCAGTGTAGATTTCCTGTATTACTTTGCCACTGTGACCACTGAGACACACCCAGGTCTGGCCAGAGTGGAGGGTAGTCCAGTAGCAG GAGTCCCTGCCTTTCTGGTGCTGGCTGTGACAGGCCTGGCTTCAGATGAGGAGGCATCTTTCAGTCATGTGACGCTGCTGGGAGCTAATGGAGAGAGCCTTCAGCAGGTGAAGCTGaactcttcctccttcccctcttcaCCATCATTGTTATACTCCGTGGAGGAGCTGGTGGGATGGGTGGACTCGGTTCCCAGAGCTTCCTTCTGCATACAATTGACAGGCCGAGACAGCAAAGGAAACAAGCTGGAGAGGGTTTCCACAGAGATGGTTCAGCCCACTCACGTTCAGATACAG GTGTTGACTGTCCCGCGCCTCGTACCTGGCCACAGCACAATGGTGGACTTTGACATCCTGAACCACGGCCCAGCACGACTCTTCAATCTGACCGCTGATGACGACCGTGGATATCTTCTTAAGAGAGGACCTCACAG GTTCCATGTTGCAGAACAAGGGTCTTTCCGTGGTCAGGTGGACCTCCACACTCCTGCCACAGCTCAGACAGGAGCAACTGTAACTCTTACACTCACTGTGCGTGCGCTTGATTTTCCAGACTCAAATTACGCCGTGGCCTACTTGACTGTCATCCCCCCG GATCCCGACGTGTCCCCACCATCCTGCTCAGCTGCACGAGTGCAGTCCACCTGTCCTTCGATCTGCAGTGAGTCCAGCTGGAGTGTATCTCTGGTCGTATCAGACAGGGGGCGCTCAGGCCTCGCTGCCCTCCAGCTACAGAAGGGTGAAGGCATTCTGAATTTATTCCTCAGCCCCCCACCCACAGAGGACAGCCTGGGGGAGGCCCAGCACGACACTGATGAGCAACAGGCACACAGGGACAAGACAGCCAGTAGAggccaccaccagcagcagcagcaccatcaccaccaccaccacaaggCCAGACTAGAGAAAGGAGAACCCCCTTTGAATGTATCAGAATGGGTACCAGACCCATCTCAGCCGCTGTGGGTGAGGTACAcgtccagctgctgctctgctcaggcagagctgctggtgtggGACACAGCTGGAAACATGAAGCGCTGCCATCTAACATCTGGCCAACATAGGCAGCTaagagacaaaagcaaagacACCAGTGGAGCTGGACAGATTACACTCACAGGCGTCTCTTTCTTGTTGTTGCCTGTGTTGTGGTCTTCTCTGCTATAG